From one Suicoccus acidiformans genomic stretch:
- a CDS encoding DUF1002 domain-containing protein: MSLKKLYLSISALTLFAVPIIGTVTPFSNVQVIQATQEQISKQAALGASLSQADRQRTLQLLQGTDVANVLYIDGPTINSILNDGSTASTNVYSSVVVEPREAGYGVQVQILTPDTILNVSPQTYQNAALTAGAKDVLIRIASLYPVTGEGALAGVYRIYNHQGRALKPQEIHVAEQEIKIVNNLTQNYNITNYEINQIISQIKLEINQTAVNNTTITAENVEQIVAQYIQQFEQETGKVMPEEARRIILDFMKEYVVSVDLNQSQSEQIQASTANTWTPEQAIDFWEGHFIVDPNQMPSHYDRSYWEILSNEGPTIRMRQNNHQDNPTFELTKSGEYTIIAQSSNDDPATRIEYLVPNNNIQTIAGIRAPQALADNGKLVWDVQQIRQYLVENIGLEAEALGEIQLDPEAQIARAFYTPQNGEATDLEVNAEGWVSYLPFTGSLPSDSSEAAEEPGESSDQAEQDSKDILNEESTAETSEDSSDVTEATTYWNIDKYYALDNFIKTQWNANYLSYSPYNPGDMYGVEFPVAVMASAAFDGHNYPTAWSEDGMLADTFNVVAAYSNYEAQTMDAANLTTESSMPTYYLFVIYNGQPMVFQSQQNQGSPDGIIQFTSGVDANLYNAFVNIVDQ; this comes from the coding sequence ATGTCGCTCAAAAAGCTTTACCTTAGCATTTCTGCACTGACTCTTTTCGCCGTTCCAATTATTGGAACTGTCACACCGTTTTCGAACGTTCAAGTCATACAAGCCACCCAAGAACAGATTTCCAAACAAGCCGCTCTTGGCGCAAGTTTATCGCAAGCTGATCGCCAGCGCACCTTGCAGTTACTGCAAGGCACAGACGTTGCCAATGTCTTGTACATTGACGGTCCTACTATTAACTCGATTTTAAATGATGGATCGACTGCGTCGACAAATGTTTACTCGAGCGTCGTGGTTGAGCCTCGCGAAGCCGGTTACGGGGTGCAAGTGCAAATTCTGACTCCGGATACGATTCTCAATGTTTCCCCACAAACTTACCAGAATGCTGCGCTCACTGCAGGAGCGAAAGATGTTTTGATACGGATTGCTTCATTGTATCCGGTGACGGGTGAAGGCGCACTGGCCGGGGTGTATCGCATTTATAATCATCAAGGACGGGCCTTGAAGCCGCAGGAGATACATGTGGCTGAGCAAGAGATTAAGATTGTCAATAATTTAACGCAAAATTATAACATTACCAATTACGAAATTAACCAGATTATTAGCCAGATTAAGTTGGAGATTAACCAAACGGCGGTGAATAATACGACGATTACAGCGGAGAATGTTGAGCAGATTGTGGCTCAATATATTCAACAATTCGAGCAAGAGACGGGCAAAGTGATGCCTGAGGAGGCTCGCCGAATTATTCTAGACTTTATGAAGGAGTATGTGGTGAGTGTCGATTTGAACCAAAGCCAAAGTGAACAAATTCAAGCTTCGACAGCGAATACGTGGACACCGGAGCAGGCAATCGACTTCTGGGAAGGCCACTTCATAGTCGACCCGAATCAAATGCCAAGCCACTATGACCGCAGCTATTGGGAAATTCTATCTAATGAAGGACCGACCATTCGCATGCGCCAGAATAACCATCAGGATAACCCTACCTTTGAATTGACCAAAAGCGGTGAATACACGATTATTGCCCAGTCCAGCAACGATGACCCTGCCACGCGTATTGAGTATCTCGTGCCGAACAACAACATTCAAACCATTGCTGGCATACGTGCACCGCAAGCTTTAGCCGATAACGGTAAACTCGTCTGGGATGTTCAGCAAATCCGCCAATATCTCGTCGAAAACATCGGCCTAGAAGCCGAAGCCCTCGGCGAAATCCAACTCGATCCAGAAGCCCAAATAGCCCGCGCCTTCTACACCCCTCAAAATGGGGAAGCAACCGACCTCGAAGTTAATGCTGAAGGCTGGGTAAGCTACCTACCGTTTACCGGCAGTCTGCCAAGCGATTCGAGCGAAGCAGCCGAAGAACCGGGTGAATCGAGTGACCAGGCCGAACAAGATAGCAAAGATATTTTGAATGAAGAATCTACTGCTGAGACTTCCGAAGATTCAAGCGACGTGACCGAAGCGACAACTTACTGGAATATCGACAAATACTACGCTCTCGACAACTTTATTAAAACCCAGTGGAACGCCAACTACCTATCCTACTCCCCATATAATCCGGGTGATATGTACGGCGTGGAATTCCCGGTGGCAGTCATGGCTAGCGCTGCCTTTGACGGCCACAACTATCCGACCGCTTGGTCTGAAGACGGCATGCTGGCAGACACCTTCAACGTTGTCGCCGCTTATTCAAACTACGAAGCCCAAACTATGGACGCTGCCAACTTGACAACTGAATCGAGCATGCCGACTTACTACCTTTTTGTCATCTATAACGGCCAACCAATGGTCTTCCAAAGCCAGCAAAATCAAGGCTCACCCGATGGCATAATCCAATTCACTAGCGGTGTTGACGCCAACCTTTACAATGCTTTCGTTAACATTGTCGACCAATAA
- a CDS encoding ABC transporter permease, whose protein sequence is METRQKALPYILITPAMLLMLLVVIIPIGSTLVESFTTKDATFTFDNYLYFFQSKEAFDSLIFTLTAAILIVLFAVIISFFLALYLRFSDSRISRILSRMYILPRFIPGIVAVYAVMNIIKDAGFIHRFLLIFGIECHLGLLYDIKGIVLSNLWFNIPFATMLISASLSNVSDAYIESMRDVGGNWWSILKEIIWPLTYRDVIVAATFILMGQIGSFTIPFLIGPNHPKMLGVLLYEQVNVYLDYNRAAALSVLMFIVALGGAFIYIRSNLKEDEWQKN, encoded by the coding sequence ATGGAGACAAGGCAAAAAGCACTCCCGTATATACTTATTACTCCTGCGATGTTATTAATGTTGCTAGTGGTTATCATACCGATAGGGTCAACCTTAGTAGAGTCTTTTACAACGAAAGACGCAACCTTCACTTTTGATAATTATCTATATTTCTTCCAGTCAAAAGAAGCGTTTGATAGTCTGATATTCACCTTAACAGCAGCGATATTAATCGTATTATTCGCAGTAATAATTAGTTTCTTCCTTGCCTTGTACTTACGGTTTTCAGATTCTAGGATTTCTCGAATCCTAAGTAGAATGTACATCTTACCGCGTTTCATTCCTGGAATTGTAGCGGTGTATGCTGTTATGAATATCATTAAAGATGCCGGTTTTATCCATCGTTTCTTACTAATATTTGGTATTGAGTGTCACCTAGGCTTGCTCTATGACATTAAAGGGATCGTTCTTAGCAATTTATGGTTTAACATACCATTTGCTACTATGCTTATTTCGGCGAGTTTATCTAACGTTTCTGATGCTTATATTGAAAGTATGCGCGATGTTGGAGGTAACTGGTGGAGCATACTCAAAGAGATTATCTGGCCTTTAACTTACCGAGATGTAATCGTTGCGGCAACGTTTATACTTATGGGACAAATTGGTTCTTTTACGATACCATTTCTCATTGGTCCCAATCATCCAAAGATGCTTGGTGTACTGTTATACGAGCAAGTTAACGTTTATCTCGACTATAATCGGGCAGCAGCTTTATCGGTGCTCATGTTTATTGTAGCTTTAGGTGGTGCTTTCATTTACATTCGAAGTAATTTGAAAGAAGACGAATGGCAGAAGAATTAA
- a CDS encoding extracellular solute-binding protein translates to MQKLTRKILTGVLSLMTLGFTLAPAQAPAVSAEDVPTVTIWGSGGQEVRDALQAVADAHNADPEYGAKAQVEIQFVVSGTNEQSLNDRLAAAYEAGETETDFDLIAIDDSAIGAIVAQTDENFFEPIDTNQIPNYENVVYKDNIVGDTFIPYRGTAVYLAYNEDVVPEPPKTDEELYQWIKDNPGRFTYCDPSTGNSGFAFVANAIYNQLPEEAATSGDAKWVEEHQEEWDNGIALLQELHPHMYQTAGSVQYPHKNAGSLDLLTTQQVDMIPAFANMVLDQRSMGVLPENIKLTQIEPSFLGGLAGFLMPTIGSDKEAAHSVIDYFLSYEAQAMSWNEMFATPVVDSAQLEGLENQEWLEETNLDELRYFNIGDNRTVLQTRWTEEVSNLD, encoded by the coding sequence ATGCAAAAATTAACGAGAAAAATCTTAACTGGTGTTCTATCTTTGATGACTTTGGGGTTTACTTTAGCTCCAGCTCAAGCGCCTGCCGTTTCTGCTGAAGACGTTCCAACGGTTACAATTTGGGGAAGCGGTGGACAAGAAGTTCGTGACGCACTTCAAGCTGTAGCAGATGCTCATAATGCTGATCCAGAATACGGGGCAAAAGCTCAGGTAGAAATCCAGTTCGTTGTATCAGGTACAAATGAACAAAGTTTAAATGACCGTTTAGCAGCAGCTTATGAAGCCGGTGAAACTGAGACTGATTTCGATTTAATTGCTATTGATGATAGTGCGATTGGGGCGATTGTTGCACAAACGGATGAAAATTTCTTCGAACCAATCGATACGAATCAAATTCCTAATTATGAGAACGTAGTTTACAAAGATAATATTGTAGGTGATACATTTATTCCTTACCGTGGTACTGCTGTTTATTTAGCTTATAACGAAGACGTTGTACCTGAGCCTCCAAAGACTGATGAAGAATTATATCAATGGATTAAAGATAACCCTGGACGCTTTACATATTGTGACCCATCAACAGGTAATTCTGGTTTTGCTTTTGTTGCTAACGCAATTTATAACCAATTGCCAGAAGAAGCAGCGACTTCAGGTGATGCTAAATGGGTTGAAGAACATCAAGAAGAATGGGACAACGGTATTGCATTACTTCAAGAATTACACCCACATATGTATCAAACAGCTGGAAGCGTTCAATATCCACATAAGAATGCGGGATCTTTAGATTTGCTGACGACGCAACAAGTAGATATGATTCCTGCATTTGCCAATATGGTATTAGATCAACGTTCAATGGGTGTACTTCCAGAAAACATTAAATTAACTCAAATTGAACCATCATTCTTAGGTGGTTTGGCAGGATTCTTAATGCCAACAATTGGATCTGATAAAGAAGCGGCTCATTCAGTTATTGATTATTTCTTATCTTATGAGGCACAAGCAATGAGCTGGAATGAAATGTTTGCAACTCCTGTTGTTGATTCAGCTCAATTAGAAGGATTAGAAAATCAAGAATGGTTAGAAGAAACAAACTTAGATGAACTACGTTACTTCAATATTGGTGATAACCGTACAGTTCTACAGACTCGTTGGACGGAAGAAGTAAGTAACTTAGATTAA
- a CDS encoding ABC transporter ATP-binding protein, producing MTTKLQIEQLTKKFNKNDGIENINLDIQDKELVTLLGPSGCGKTTILRSVGGFHEIDSGKIILDGQEIQDFPPEKRATGMVFQGYNLWPHMTVFENMEYGLKLRKIDKKKRREKIEKALELVRMPEHINKFPSQLSGGQQQRVAIARSLVLEPSLLLLDEPFSALDAKIRQHMREELKRIQDDANLTILFVTHDQEEAMFISDRIIVMNKGNIEQIGGPNDIYDRPNTRFVAEFIGDMNIFSEQDVTYGVRPENIRITKSIEGGYVVQQMMSLGHYSQVILAESNTQEEVKVFVNRDMEIDYVIGDTVDITIQDKINFTV from the coding sequence ATGACTACTAAGTTACAAATTGAACAACTTACAAAGAAATTTAATAAAAATGATGGAATTGAGAATATCAATTTAGATATTCAGGACAAAGAACTAGTAACTTTGCTTGGACCATCTGGTTGTGGGAAGACAACTATTCTTCGTTCTGTTGGTGGTTTCCATGAAATTGATTCTGGAAAAATAATCTTAGATGGTCAAGAAATTCAAGACTTTCCCCCTGAAAAACGTGCTACTGGAATGGTTTTCCAAGGCTATAATTTGTGGCCCCATATGACCGTTTTTGAGAATATGGAGTATGGACTAAAGTTGCGTAAGATTGACAAGAAAAAACGTCGTGAGAAAATAGAAAAAGCATTGGAATTGGTTAGGATGCCAGAACATATTAATAAATTCCCATCTCAGCTCTCTGGTGGTCAACAACAACGGGTTGCTATAGCTCGCTCTCTCGTCTTAGAACCGTCGTTACTTCTGCTAGATGAACCGTTCTCAGCGCTCGATGCAAAAATTCGTCAACATATGCGAGAGGAGTTAAAACGTATACAAGATGATGCGAATCTGACTATCTTATTCGTAACTCATGATCAAGAGGAAGCTATGTTCATTTCTGATCGCATCATTGTTATGAATAAAGGGAATATTGAGCAAATTGGTGGACCTAATGATATTTATGATCGTCCAAATACTCGGTTTGTTGCAGAATTTATTGGCGATATGAATATCTTCTCTGAACAAGATGTAACTTATGGTGTCCGACCTGAAAATATACGTATTACAAAATCCATTGAAGGGGGGTATGTCGTCCAGCAAATGATGTCCCTGGGACATTATTCTCAGGTTATTCTGGCTGAATCAAACACACAAGAAGAAGTAAAAGTTTTTGTTAATCGAGACATGGAAATAGATTATGTTATTGGTGATACTGTTGATATAACAATTCAAGATAAAATAAACTTTACAGTATAA
- a CDS encoding ABC transporter permease gives MRRMYHSIGLKKFLEWIFFAIFILFFYGPLTHMIVISFAEDYTYPNPIPQTYGLKWWDYILSNPNLVESIITSLLLAIVVTFVSLAICLPAAYAIARHDFRGRNLVRASFLLTNAFPKMGIYTAMAVVFYKLNLMGTFTGVVLVHIVNTMMFMVWIPSGSFRSVHIQQEESARDVGASPFRVFFDITMPMAKPGIIVASLYTFLGSMEEAQGSLLVGLPNVHTMPSELYGLIQSYPETAGSVFAVILLIPSIIVLIVFRKYLSADALSKGMRD, from the coding sequence ATGAGGCGCATGTATCATTCGATAGGGCTGAAGAAGTTTCTGGAATGGATTTTCTTCGCAATCTTCATTCTTTTCTTTTATGGACCTTTAACACATATGATTGTTATTTCTTTTGCAGAAGATTATACATATCCTAATCCAATACCTCAGACTTACGGCTTAAAGTGGTGGGACTATATTCTTTCGAATCCAAATTTGGTGGAATCAATTATTACGTCACTGCTGTTAGCAATTGTCGTTACTTTTGTTTCACTAGCTATTTGTTTACCTGCAGCATATGCAATTGCGCGACATGACTTTAGAGGCCGTAATCTTGTTCGAGCAAGCTTTTTACTGACGAATGCTTTTCCTAAAATGGGAATCTATACAGCGATGGCGGTAGTTTTTTATAAATTAAACTTAATGGGGACTTTTACAGGTGTAGTGCTTGTTCATATTGTTAACACAATGATGTTTATGGTGTGGATTCCTAGTGGATCCTTTAGAAGTGTACATATTCAACAGGAAGAATCTGCCAGGGACGTGGGTGCCAGTCCGTTTAGGGTATTCTTTGATATTACTATGCCGATGGCTAAACCTGGAATAATTGTTGCTTCGTTATATACGTTCTTAGGATCTATGGAGGAAGCTCAGGGTTCACTATTAGTTGGTTTACCAAATGTGCATACAATGCCGAGTGAATTATATGGTTTGATTCAATCGTATCCAGAAACAGCTGGTTCCGTATTCGCCGTTATTTTGCTGATTCCATCAATCATTGTTTTGATTGTTTTCCGTAAATATCTCAGCGCTGATGCACTCTCTAAAGGTATGCGTGATTAA
- a CDS encoding CehA/McbA family metallohydrolase codes for MEFIRCELHNHTNESDGNLSAEELAAYAAEHNFEVYALTDHNVVSGQSKVAAAIEKNHYTTQLIKGVEVTTIYGHILGLGMEDMFDFIELNPYEPDSFFLNMRACGAEVIGIAHPFCIGNPIMTGCRYTMELDDYRLIDYIEVYNTSGGDTELGDRFTGNYDALNWWEDLVHQGYDLAALTGKDLHDVRPEYEEVFLTYVPVETKASDKTRQVINGIKRQETFITKGPWLTGELRGMKLHLKFDHRNTYLNWHEVYQDLKPVISVRYSNEEEEIFDITFKSEEVVLPLAKKADRVTLRIYDKEISNQSIILAGKVFKQGGHA; via the coding sequence GTGGAATTTATTCGATGTGAGCTGCACAACCATACTAATGAATCTGATGGGAATTTGTCTGCTGAAGAATTAGCTGCATATGCTGCAGAACATAATTTTGAAGTTTATGCCTTAACAGATCATAACGTTGTGAGTGGTCAATCAAAAGTTGCTGCTGCAATTGAAAAAAATCATTATACAACACAATTGATTAAGGGTGTCGAAGTAACAACCATATATGGTCATATACTGGGCCTAGGAATGGAAGATATGTTTGATTTTATAGAATTGAATCCTTATGAGCCAGACTCCTTCTTTCTCAATATGCGTGCATGTGGGGCTGAAGTGATAGGGATTGCTCATCCTTTCTGTATCGGTAATCCAATTATGACCGGTTGTCGATATACTATGGAATTAGATGACTACCGTTTGATTGACTACATAGAAGTATATAACACAAGTGGTGGAGACACAGAATTAGGTGACCGTTTTACGGGAAATTATGATGCACTTAATTGGTGGGAAGATTTAGTCCATCAAGGTTATGACTTAGCGGCTTTAACAGGTAAGGATTTACATGACGTACGACCTGAATATGAAGAGGTGTTTCTAACCTATGTTCCGGTTGAAACAAAGGCATCGGATAAAACTCGTCAAGTGATTAACGGAATTAAACGTCAAGAGACATTTATTACGAAAGGACCATGGCTTACTGGTGAACTACGTGGAATGAAACTTCATCTAAAATTTGATCATCGTAACACTTATTTGAATTGGCATGAAGTATATCAAGACTTAAAACCTGTAATTAGCGTTCGTTATTCAAATGAGGAGGAAGAAATATTTGATATAACTTTTAAATCTGAAGAAGTAGTTTTGCCTCTTGCAAAGAAAGCAGATCGAGTGACACTTCGAATTTACGATAAAGAGATTTCTAATCAAAGCATAATCCTAGCTGGAAAAGTTTTTAAACAAGGAGGCCACGCATGA
- a CDS encoding DUF6669 family protein — MEIMKIKGSLNKGFTGGITYITLIPDDFEELNVTLSFGMREVKVIDKTLVEDIQTSWQANYPEPADDETIKEIIARQKGEINFSLFINDQFIGAAHRDDTNKIVKITKTDASLGFQPYHGRRGIIKIILNVISVVNDNTPYELKVEVA; from the coding sequence ATGGAAATCATGAAGATAAAGGGAAGTTTGAATAAAGGGTTTACGGGTGGAATTACATACATCACACTCATTCCCGATGATTTCGAAGAATTAAATGTAACGTTATCCTTTGGTATGCGAGAAGTAAAAGTTATCGATAAAACGCTAGTTGAAGATATACAAACATCTTGGCAGGCTAATTATCCCGAACCTGCCGATGATGAGACGATAAAAGAAATTATCGCACGTCAAAAAGGTGAGATAAACTTTTCTCTTTTTATAAATGATCAATTTATTGGTGCGGCACATCGAGATGATACAAATAAAATAGTGAAAATAACGAAGACTGATGCATCCCTAGGTTTTCAACCATATCATGGGAGAAGGGGAATAATAAAAATTATTTTAAATGTAATTTCAGTTGTCAATGATAATACGCCGTACGAATTGAAAGTTGAGGTGGCCTAA
- the istA gene encoding IS21 family transposase, which yields MIGAKLMLYIQVKQLYEKKMKISQIAKTLGLSRPTVRKYLSMSFEEAEDWSHKQGKRKKILDEYQEWILEWLREYPHLSSAQVKDWLLERFPDLKVGDSTVRLYVTHLREVHQIPKQESPRQYQAVPELPMGQQIQVDWGESTQKTDKGTSIKLYVMCFILSHSRYKYMYWLDRPFTTQDAIRGHELAFQYFGGRTEEIVYDQDRIISVSENAGDLILTCRFQQYVNERGFKVSLCRAADPESKGKIESMVKYVKQNFADSRVYSNLDNWNKRAIRWLERTGNEKKHEVTKKRPREVFATEKEYLIQVPQLNTFPDVINTSITRKISKDNTVMYKSNRYSVPLGTYGALPHNQCLVSLTDEELSVIHPVTQEVIATHKLNQGKGALIQKKSHCRDKNRSSQHLKESLLKQLQTDTIATRYVKTVCKNYPRYQIDQLTMIQSVVDDDINIAIKGIHQCDKLNLYSANDLRLIVQSLKQREASERIDIDGSSDNTMRDTYYVTTRPMSIYTDILKGSEHK from the coding sequence ATGATAGGAGCAAAATTAATGCTATATATTCAAGTTAAGCAGCTTTATGAGAAAAAGATGAAGATTTCTCAAATAGCTAAGACACTCGGTCTATCCAGGCCAACAGTCCGGAAATATTTAAGTATGTCCTTTGAGGAAGCAGAAGACTGGAGTCATAAGCAAGGAAAGCGTAAGAAAATTCTTGATGAGTACCAAGAGTGGATACTCGAATGGTTGAGGGAATACCCTCATCTTAGCAGTGCTCAAGTCAAGGATTGGTTATTGGAACGCTTTCCGGATTTGAAAGTCGGTGATAGTACTGTGCGACTATATGTCACGCACCTTAGAGAGGTACATCAAATACCTAAGCAGGAAAGTCCGCGACAGTATCAAGCAGTGCCCGAACTGCCAATGGGCCAACAAATACAAGTAGATTGGGGTGAGAGTACACAGAAGACAGATAAAGGAACAAGCATTAAGCTATACGTAATGTGCTTTATTCTGTCGCATTCTCGATACAAATATATGTATTGGCTAGACCGTCCCTTCACAACTCAAGATGCCATTCGTGGCCATGAGTTAGCCTTCCAGTACTTTGGTGGACGAACTGAAGAGATTGTCTATGACCAAGACCGGATCATATCTGTATCAGAGAATGCGGGAGATTTAATATTAACATGTCGCTTTCAACAGTATGTCAATGAAAGAGGCTTTAAAGTCAGCTTGTGTCGTGCAGCGGATCCTGAATCTAAAGGAAAAATTGAAAGTATGGTGAAATATGTAAAACAAAACTTTGCTGATAGTCGCGTATATTCTAATCTTGATAATTGGAATAAACGTGCCATCCGATGGCTCGAGCGAACAGGCAATGAGAAGAAACATGAAGTAACGAAAAAAAGACCCAGAGAAGTATTCGCTACCGAAAAAGAATACTTAATCCAGGTCCCTCAATTAAACACATTTCCAGATGTGATTAACACAAGTATAACAAGAAAAATTAGTAAAGACAATACAGTCATGTATAAGAGTAATCGATATTCCGTTCCGCTTGGAACGTATGGCGCATTGCCTCACAATCAATGCTTAGTGTCACTGACTGATGAAGAACTATCAGTGATACATCCTGTTACACAGGAAGTGATAGCCACGCACAAATTAAATCAAGGAAAAGGAGCATTAATCCAAAAGAAAAGCCACTGTCGTGACAAAAACCGAAGTTCACAACATTTGAAAGAGTCATTACTAAAGCAGCTTCAAACAGATACGATTGCGACTCGCTATGTGAAGACCGTTTGTAAGAACTATCCTCGTTATCAAATTGATCAACTGACGATGATTCAATCGGTTGTAGATGACGATATAAACATCGCTATTAAAGGGATACACCAATGTGACAAGCTCAACTTATACAGCGCAAATGATCTACGCTTGATAGTTCAATCTTTAAAGCAGCGCGAAGCATCTGAACGCATTGATATTGATGGATCTAGTGATAATACAATGAGGGATACCTATTATGTAACGACTAGACCCATGTCAATATATACAGACATTCTGAAAGGGAGTGAACACAAATGA
- the istB gene encoding IS21-like element helper ATPase IstB, which yields MTQSVSDLQESFKQLKLGETAQQLPILLRQAEQDNLTYLEFLTELVRYEQTQRDAKRVERYMKWAQFPYHKRLSQFDIQAQQSLSQRQLKQLGELTWIDDQFNLILLGPPGVGKTALSVGLGIEAIEQGYRVMFVTMGQLMTYLKTEEFTRKSQIQLNRIRQADLVIVDDLMYMAMETYEANLFFQLISQLYEHSSLIISSNKAPDHWGELIGDPGITTAILDRILHRVEVINLNGDSYRMKNNQKIFSAET from the coding sequence ATGACACAGTCTGTCAGTGACCTTCAAGAGAGCTTCAAGCAGCTGAAATTAGGTGAAACAGCGCAACAGTTACCGATACTGTTAAGGCAAGCAGAGCAAGACAACTTGACCTATTTGGAATTTTTAACGGAGTTGGTAAGATACGAACAAACACAACGAGACGCCAAGCGTGTAGAACGGTATATGAAATGGGCACAATTTCCCTATCATAAACGTTTGTCACAATTTGATATTCAGGCTCAACAGAGTCTAAGCCAGCGACAATTAAAGCAATTAGGCGAACTAACTTGGATTGATGACCAGTTCAATTTGATTTTACTGGGACCTCCAGGCGTTGGCAAGACGGCTTTAAGTGTAGGCCTTGGCATTGAGGCGATTGAACAAGGCTATCGAGTGATGTTCGTGACTATGGGGCAATTAATGACCTATTTAAAAACTGAAGAATTCACACGCAAATCGCAAATTCAACTGAACCGCATACGCCAGGCCGATTTAGTCATCGTTGATGATTTAATGTATATGGCGATGGAAACTTATGAAGCGAACTTGTTTTTCCAGTTGATAAGTCAATTATATGAACATTCATCGCTAATAATTAGCTCAAATAAAGCCCCAGATCACTGGGGTGAGCTAATTGGTGATCCTGGCATTACAACGGCTATATTAGACCGAATTTTACACAGAGTAGAGGTGATTAATCTAAACGGTGATAGTTACCGCATGAAAAATAATCAGAAAATTTTTTCCGCTGAAACTTAG
- a CDS encoding MurR/RpiR family transcriptional regulator encodes MDKMSPSNLIKAQMDSYATGEEKIARYILEHYEEIIHINIGDISKDIDVSESSIVRFTKKLGYSGFRDFKYVCAQDVSENRVSHYDELEIESTDYANVMHNFFLNHISNIQNNLKQLNTKTLSEVAELIDANDNLYIVGAYLSGNLAQNLYYRLRLLYKNVFLIDSFTSSILEQSWLGEGDLVIAISQSGETDDVITFVHEAKKKGAHIISFTTSMNSSLYKMGDYQIIPVSNYSNRETKYIDTESIMKLIFDSLYIYLLMKKEKQDGNDKQTIVTVK; translated from the coding sequence ATGGATAAGATGTCACCCAGCAACTTAATTAAGGCACAGATGGATAGTTATGCTACTGGTGAGGAGAAGATTGCTAGGTATATTCTAGAACATTACGAAGAAATTATTCATATTAACATTGGTGATATTTCTAAAGATATTGATGTCTCTGAATCTAGTATTGTTCGTTTTACGAAGAAACTTGGTTATTCAGGATTTCGAGACTTTAAATATGTATGTGCACAAGATGTGTCAGAAAACAGAGTGTCTCATTACGATGAATTAGAAATAGAAAGTACAGATTATGCAAATGTTATGCATAATTTCTTCCTTAACCATATCAGTAATATCCAAAATAACCTTAAACAGCTCAATACAAAAACTTTGTCAGAAGTAGCTGAGTTAATTGATGCTAATGATAATCTTTATATTGTTGGCGCATATTTATCAGGAAATCTGGCCCAAAATTTATATTATCGTCTGCGCTTGCTTTACAAGAATGTTTTTCTAATTGACAGTTTTACTTCATCTATCTTAGAGCAAAGCTGGTTAGGCGAGGGTGATTTAGTCATTGCTATTAGTCAAAGCGGGGAGACAGATGATGTAATTACCTTCGTGCATGAAGCTAAGAAGAAAGGTGCTCACATTATAAGTTTTACTACATCAATGAATAGTTCTCTCTATAAAATGGGTGATTACCAAATAATTCCCGTATCAAATTACAGTAACCGCGAAACAAAATACATTGATACTGAATCTATTATGAAACTAATTTTCGATAGCTTATATATTTACCTTTTAATGAAGAAAGAAAAACAAGATGGTAATGATAAGCAAACAATTGTTACCGTCAAGTAA